From the Kogia breviceps isolate mKogBre1 chromosome 10, mKogBre1 haplotype 1, whole genome shotgun sequence genome, the window TTTTAATCCCTTGGGGAGAAAAAGGATACAAATatgtttatcttttataaatCTTCAGGTCAGTCTACCAGGATGTATGAGCCAAGAGAAAGAATTCCCCTGAGGCTGTTATAAGTAGGTGTtttggttattttgttttgttcttttaaggaAGAGAGACTATTATTGACCCTCAGCAGAGGTAGCCTTAATTGAATAGTAACATACTAAAGGACCCTCAAGGAGGATGGGGCAGTAGTTAAAacagtgggtgggtggggggtccACATCCCATTTAAAATATGGtcagaagaaaaagacaagtgACATGGTCTCAGGAGAAGAGCAggcaaaatggaaatcaaagatagaagtaaagaaaatggaaggaaaacctGCCCTCATGTGTTTATCATATACGtgtttatcaattaaaatattaatagcacAACAATGTATACTTGTCATATATTTTCCATCAAAATAATGGAGAGGAAGGGTGAGGACAGGTGGAATGGCCAGGACTTAGAGTTACTAAAGCAAACACAAAGTTCCTCATCTCAGGCTTGCCTAGGGCAGGGCTTGACCATAAAGTGTATTTCCTTTAGAACTCGCTGAAAACAAATACTTCTTCCTTTTAGTATTTTAATACAAACATACTGGTAAAAATCCTTATCAAACAAATACAAACTATAACAACTGACTTAAAGATTTAAAGACATTGAGAAGCAGGATGGGGATGGTAGAGTGCACTAAGGTACCTCAGTGATCTTCTAAAGGTCTGTATCTCCCGTATTCTAGAGAAGCACTTCCTAAATTGCCACGTGTCCTTCCTTTGGCTGCTTTCTATCCCTACCCACAAGTTAACATGTGTtgtgtgaagaaaaagaaaagttcctTAGTGAAACACATTTGGGAAACACTATACACTATATGCCCTTCTTAGAGATTTCTGGTGCACTTGGGCATATTTAAAGGGCATCAAAATATTTGAGAGGCTCTGGGAAAGGAGACTCTGTGTAACTGACTCAGCATTTCCCAAGTTTAAATCCCCATCCCCGTCCCTACCTTCACCCCCAGGAATACTCATTAGCATCTCACAGGCCTCTAGTCTCCTCTAGTAGAGTGTTTGGGAAATGTTGTTCCATAGATACAAGTATTGTGTCTTCTTGATACCTTGAAAGGATTGTGAAGATTTACAAGACTTACCAAAAGGATCTACTTAATATCCTGAGAGTTCAGATTTTTGCTCAAATTTGGCTTCTTGGTACAATTGTTTAGCTTTTGCCCTATCATTCTCCTAATTGAAACATCATCTGTGTTGGGAAATAATTGTTTTGTGATTCctgtaaaaacaacaaaacacagaaaaacactgTCAGAAGGATGTAgactcacagatgcagagaacagaccAGTGGctgccagtggggagagggatggaggaggggcGATATTGGTTGGGGgggtaagaggtacaaactactatgtataaaataagttataaggatatattgtacaactggcaatatagccaatattttataagtataaatggaacataaacattaaaaattgtgaaacactatattgtacacctgtaacttatataatactatacatcaactatacttgaataaaaataaattaattaattttaaaaaaacactttattagGCCTTCGTATCTTAAGGTATGAACGGAAATAAAACACCAATCAATTCACATTATAATTTTGTCTCTATTTTGAAAAAGCAGCCCAACACCCATGAGATATTTAAATAGATGAATCTGTAGGCAGATTTTTCAAAGCAGAGCAAGAGATAACAAAAGTCTATATCATAAACTGAGAGCATACATATACGTCTTCCTATGGTACCATTCAGCTTTAACCTTGCTGCTTGCTCTGAATGCTAAATGCCCTTGATCCAAAATGCTGGGAATTTATTTTTACCCATTCCCAACATCAGTTGAAACAAGCAGATTCTGACTGACTCTTTTCCAACTAAGAAATGATGCACTATTAAAATATAGAGAGCTGCGATTCAGTGAGTCCTTAAATTTGTTGGATATTTGCAAAAAAATTACTTGATATcctaaattattatatttaaggagattaatttaaaaaccatAAGTAGGATGGTTAAATTAAcctctgtttttttctgaataaaagaaaaggaatatttctttcttttgtttttttttgtgtgtgtgttacacgggcctctcactgttgtggcctctcccgttgtggagcacaggctccggatgcgcaggctcagcggccatggctcacgggcccagccgctccgcggcacgtgggatcttcccggaccggggcacaaacccgtgtcccctgcatcggcaggcggactctcaaccactgcgccaccagggaagcccgaaaagggATATTTCTAACcaagataaggaaaagaaaatacgaCATAAACTGTTACTAAAATTTTGTTGGAAAGGATTTTGAAAATTTACTTTTCTAAAGCTATGAATTTTATGAATCCAAATTTTTCAGtgatataaaattcatttttattttaataaccattTTTAATGTAAAGTTTTTGTACAAAATTCCCCATATACCATAAGAGATTTAGGCTATCCTCAGATTTTTCTctcatagaaaaataaacttgaagaaaaaaaaagataatgaaagaaCAGCTTAAAGCTGAAtggtaaaataatttcagattcaTGTGACAATATAATACAAACACATTATCACCTATGATTTCTTGGACTTCATTCTGATTCATAGCTGGTTTCACTGCCTTGTCCCTTGAAGTAGAGGATTTTGCCCCCGTCAGGCTGTGTGTGGCCATGTATTCATTTGTGTAGAGCACTTGCATTAAATCATTAATAAACTTCTGAGGCTTGCTCTTGTTGCAACGGGCAATCTGCCATTTTTCAATCTtgaactaaaaaattaaaaataataattgaaataactgaaaaaggaaaggaaaggaatatctgaagaaatatatTACTCATTGAATTAATACAgaccagaaaacaaaaccaagtctTTAAGGtgatgtatgatacttttaatataTAGTGTACATTTCAGGGGTTAGAATTAGATGTAAACTTTGAGATAATTCCCAACATTTATGAGGTATTTGTTCTAGAGTGTATACAAATTCTTGTCATGTAATCTGGATTTGGTGCTTTAAGGATTAATCCATCCTTAACATTTCCTACTACGCGTGGTAGCATAATAATGGCCCACTGACAATATCCACATCGTTATCCCTGTAACCTTTGAATATGTTATCTTATATGGGAAAAATCAACTTCGTACGTGTCATTAAAgtaccttgagatggggagagtaTGCTGAGTTATCCAGGTGGGTCCAGTCCAATCacgtgagtcttttttttttttttttttttttgcagtacgcgggcctctcactgttgtggcctctcccgttgcggagcacaggctccggacgcgcaggctcagcggccatggctcacgggcccagccgctgggcggcatgtgggatcttcgcggaccggggcacgaacccgcgtcccctgcatcggcaggcggactctcaaccactgtgccaccaaggaagtccccttttttctttttttaacacttaatatttatgtattttattgcaGGTACGAATATGTacatttacatacacatatagctttatgtttataaatatatacacacagtatCTGGTACGTAGTAAGCACACCGTAAATGTTAATAAAGaaaatggctaacatttattgagcgctcaCATGAGCCCTTAACTgcagaagagggaggcagaaagaagacacagaggaaggaggagagaatagAAGGGTGAGAGGGCTTTGCCTGCCCtgactggctttgaagatgatgGAAGTGGACCATGAACCAGGGAAGGGGGCTGCCTCTAGAAGCGGGAATGGCCTTCTGTTTATAGTcgacaagaaaacagaaaacagggaACTCGGCTCTAGAACCATAAGAAACTGAGTTCTACAACAACCCCCATGGACAGGAAACAGATTCTTCTCCAGAGCCTCCAAAAAGGAGAgtacctgccagcaccttgattttaccgcatttctgacctacagaactctGAGGTGGTAAGTTTGTATTATTATAAATCCCTAAGTTTGTGGGAATctgttacacagcaaaggaaaccggtACACTAAGATTCAAATATTCTGAATGTTCGATAGTGAGCATTTAATTATTGCTCTTGAAGGCATAATTTCCCAGGCTGATTCTAATGAAACTTGTATTTTTAGCTTCTACTTCTTGATTAAGAGAAGTCGGAAAAGTAGAAGAATTGTGTTCTGCCAGCATGTACAGCCTAAAATTCACTTTGTCTCAATGATACAGTTTTATAACCTTTAATGCATAGTTGTCCTTCTGTCACTGGTTTAAGAATTTCCTAGTTTAATAACTTCATCGTTGTCCACCATTTGACTTTAATTTTCTGAACTGgatattcatttcacaaataataGATTTATTGTAAAAAACtgttttatggggcttccctggtggcgcagtggttgagagtccgcctgccgatgcaggggacgcgggttcgtgccccggtccgggaggatcccacgtgccgcggagcggctgggcccgtgagccatggccgctgcgcctgcgcgtccagaattATGTTGTacagtaattttaattttgtatgtcaCCGTATCCCAGAGAAAGATGGGATGGTCTTCCAGCTGACCTGTTTCTCATCCGTGTGATGCTGTTCCTCAGCTTTCAAGGAAATTGGTGAACTggaattagaattagaattacTACATGTGGAGGCAAATGAATCTGGTGAGGAGTTATTTGTTGCTCTCCAGAGGGTGGACGCAGACGTGGACAGGGTTCCTCCACCCTTGAGCAGGGCCTCCGCCATACTAACCAATTCTTCAAACTGGGTGACGGCCTGTGGTAAAACTAAAATGGCAAGAAAAAGTAGCACTTTACAAATACTTGTCATAGCAGCCTAGATACATATTTTCTATGATGTGTATATGCATAGAAGTATGTAGAACAAACTGTTAACACTTGCTATCTTTGGAAAATAAACATGGTAAGAAGAATGGTTGgaacatatttcctttttattattaaattatttaataattgctTAATAAtcatcaattttaaaaacttggttATTGTAGTCAAATATAAATGCATTACTTTGTaactaacataatgtttttaagacttgattctttttctaattgctaatGATATTATTTGAAGGTGTTTAAGGAGACATTACTGATTCTATCACCTTCCATCAGGCCAGTTTAAGTGACAAGATAAAGTAAACCGTTTCTCACAGattgaaataaattttctatGGCCTTAGTGCGTGATTTGCCAGGGAGTCAAAGGCCATCAAATTAGTAAAAATTCATGGCCACAGTTCAAATCTATGTGTTCACATATTAAAGATGGATTTTGGTAATCAACTGAATgttctctttgttcctttttttaaatggaaacttaCACATTCAAAGCTTTCATGCCTCCATGTTAAATGGTCTTCTCTTGTTATATCTAGTTTGTTTCCTAAGGACAAATAACATTTTGTTGGAGTTGGAAGACACCTTGAACCCTGTCTAATTCAACTCCTCACTCTGTGGTTGGGGGTAATGCCTGCTGGAGAGGCGAAAAGAATCTGAaacttttttgtacttttctaaaCATATTATTGAGCTATATAATCTTTGGAATAATAGCTGATTATACATTAGTACTATgttaatagaaaaatttaaaaatctgctaaagaagaaaatcttattttatatttttttcaattaatatttgctaAGCACCTCTCATGTGCCAGACAGTTGTTCAATcagcaattatttattgaacacttaataATATTAGACATTTATCTAGcttctcctctgtgccaggcactattctgggAACTTTACTGATGTTCATTTGTTTACTCCTCATTGCAACTCTCTGACATAGGTATTATCATTACCCGCAGATAGGAATTATCATTACTcgcaatttacagatgaggacagttAGGCAACGAGAGGTTAAATAACCCATCAGGGTCAACTCAGTGAAAAGAAGAGCCAACGTTCAAATTCGGACTCCGCCAATTCCATGCTATAAACTTCTATGTCATGCCAACTCTCAACATTTGCCCACCACTCTGTTAGGTGCCAGGGATGAGACTGGGAGCAAAACCATATGTGATCCTAGACACTTGGAACTGTGAGGGAGTGGGGAGTATTGTTTACCTAACCATGCTGTGTGTAAGAATTTGGCCCGATCAAAGAAGGTCTGGCCACCTGTCCTAACCGCCACCCACCACCCCCCAGTTCCTGGGAAGTAACCTCTCAACCCTTGAATTTCCCAAGCCATAGCAGgagtgtctttgttattcatggtGAGCCCCTTAGAACACACCTGATTTATGTTTATGCTAAGGAGTTTCTCAGGGTGGGGACAGTCACACCCAATAATCTTAGGGTAGAAGCTGGCCATAGCCAGAAAGCCAGAGAGACCATGTGGGCAATCAATCAGTGAATCAAtcatgttcacataaaaactttGGACACCCAAGCTCAGAGACCTTCCTGGGTGGACAATCCTCTGTGCGTTTTGTTGCAACATATAAAGACAAGTAGGTAATGTATCCTGAGGACAGAAGTTCCTCACTTGGAAACTAACCAGACTCTGCCCTATGTGTCTCTTCCAACTTTGCCTGgttctaatttgtattctttcCCTGTAATAAATGTAACCATGAATATAATAGGTTTTGGTGAATTAAGTTTCTCTGGCAAATTACTGGACCTGAGGGTGGTTTTGGAAAACCCCTAAACTTGCAGTCAGTATCAGAAGTCTTAGAAGACTTGACAGTCTAGAGGACTGTGCCCTTAACCTTGCAGTTTGGCTAACTCAAGGTacatgcaaagaaatgaaaaatcacagTTGTTAAGGTTACAAAGGAGAAGCAAACAGCCTAGAGAGGGAAGGGCCACAGAGGGCTTCTCTTAGGAGGTCAAGATTGATCTGAAACCTGAAGGCTGAGCAGGAATTAAATAGCCGGAGGGAATGAGGAGGTCATCAGAAGCATAGGAAACACAAGTTCTGtatttgaggaactgaaagaaggccAAAGCTGGAatgtaaagagaaaaagggaattcTGCATTAAAGTGGGGTTTAGAGAATATTCACTGTTTTTTCTAATAATGAAAGTTATACATGTTCATTGGAATATATCCTTCTTGCCATTTCTATCTTTGTATATCTCTATCTATATTCATGTATTTTCGCTTACATAATTAGGACAATGCTATATGCATAGCATTGTATCATGGTTCTTTTGTCCAATTAAGACCATAAATtgaatattttgcctattttattaaatcttgGAAAATATGATCTTTTGAGGTCGAATTTGCTTAGAATCAAAGTCAAGATCTTATGTGAAGTCTGAGCAGAATTTAAGTAGGTAGAGGGGGATGAGTTTGACAAAAGGATATAGCCAATTAGCTCACACTAATATGTTCGAGATATATATTTCTGCCCACCCAGAAATTTGCCTCATGT encodes:
- the BEND6 gene encoding BEN domain-containing protein 6 isoform X1 translates to MQKILQTEEITNTQALRKGKRKRTETMDSENANSDLDKGQRDPYSGNAFLPGESSSEDEEPLAELSKEELCTKIRGLKQKLTNIRKENSRLRQSLVMLQVLPQAVTQFEELVSMAEALLKGGGTLSTSASTLWRATNNSSPDSFASTCSNSNSNSSSPISLKAEEQHHTDEKQFKIEKWQIARCNKSKPQKFINDLMQVLYTNEYMATHSLTGAKSSTSRDKAVKPAMNQNEVQEIIGITKQLFPNTDDVSIRRMIGQKLNNCTKKPNLSKNLNSQDIK